A part of Larkinella insperata genomic DNA contains:
- a CDS encoding FAD:protein FMN transferase, whose amino-acid sequence MNGPTRAQSLKRYTFDRGLFGTEYRKVFYAPDDSTAQRVRRAVDARMDSLNEVMSDYRDGSEINRLSATAGSGQWVRVSPFLYDVLQKAVMMAQKSDGLYDPTIGPLSQLWRRAVRRNIFPSRKELRKAHRLVDYRYIRFDSVGRRISLKKAGMRLDVGGIGQGFANDEGMKVLQQLGIRSALLDIGGDIRVSEPPPGESGWRVLTGFGTDTTTLLLKNVGITASGATYRYLEHEGKRYSHLMNPRTGLGLLHDVQTTVLAPDGTQADALTKVFSVAGIRKSSRLMRRFPGVTVWVTENRNGHLTRWTFKERDR is encoded by the coding sequence ATGAACGGGCCGACGCGCGCCCAGTCCTTGAAGCGGTACACGTTTGACCGGGGACTGTTTGGGACCGAATACCGTAAAGTTTTCTACGCGCCGGACGATAGCACGGCCCAACGGGTTCGGCGGGCGGTTGACGCCCGGATGGATTCGCTGAATGAGGTGATGAGCGATTACCGGGACGGAAGCGAAATCAATCGGCTTTCGGCCACGGCCGGGTCGGGGCAGTGGGTGCGGGTTTCGCCTTTCCTGTACGATGTTCTTCAAAAAGCCGTTATGATGGCCCAAAAATCGGACGGTTTGTATGACCCCACCATTGGACCCTTGTCGCAGCTCTGGCGTCGGGCCGTTCGGCGCAACATCTTTCCCTCCCGGAAGGAGTTGAGAAAAGCACACCGGCTGGTCGATTACCGGTACATCCGGTTTGACTCGGTGGGCCGGAGAATAAGCCTGAAAAAAGCGGGTATGCGGCTGGATGTGGGCGGTATCGGTCAGGGGTTTGCCAATGACGAAGGAATGAAAGTGCTCCAGCAATTGGGCATCCGGTCGGCCCTGCTGGACATTGGCGGAGATATTCGGGTGAGCGAACCACCCCCGGGCGAATCGGGCTGGCGGGTACTGACGGGTTTTGGCACCGACACCACCACCTTACTCCTCAAGAACGTCGGAATCACGGCTTCCGGCGCAACCTACCGGTACCTCGAACACGAGGGGAAACGGTATTCGCACCTGATGAATCCGCGGACGGGCCTGGGGCTGCTCCACGACGTTCAGACGACGGTTCTGGCCCCCGACGGTACGCAGGCCGACGCCCTGACGAAAGTGTTTAGTGTAGCCGGGATTCGGAAAAGCAGTCGGCTGATGCGACGATTTCCGGGTGTAACGGTCTGGGTTACGGAAAACCGCAACGGCCACCTGACCCGCTGGACTTTCAAAGAAAGAGACCGGTAA